In the Streptomyces sp. f51 genome, one interval contains:
- a CDS encoding site-specific integrase, with translation MAKRAKRADGASSIYFGKDGFWHGRVTVGVCDDGKPDRRHVSSKVSEAEVIKKVRALEKRRDEGKVRKPDRPWTVKAWLLHWVEEIAKPSVRENTYAGYEVAVRVHLIPGVGAHRLDKLEPEYLERLYAKMQANGSKAATAHQAHRTMRTALNHALRRGHVTRNVATLAVPPRIEEDEVEPYDIEEVQRLLSEAAKLRNSARWSLALALGLRQGKALGLRWSDVDLQNGILRVRKNRLRPKYLHGCGGDCGRKSGYCKQRVRRNEDTANTKSRAGRRVIGVPGELVRLLELHRKEQDRERLLAGQEWQDTGFVFTSPVGAPLVPSTDYDAWKQLLADAKVRDGRLHDARHTAATVLLILGVPERVVMQIMGWSSTAMAARYQHVTGGILADVAQRVGGLIWEVAKAADDGGPEGSEGAR, from the coding sequence ATGGCCAAGCGCGCCAAGCGCGCAGATGGTGCATCGTCCATCTACTTCGGTAAGGACGGCTTCTGGCACGGTCGCGTCACTGTCGGCGTCTGTGACGACGGGAAGCCCGACCGGCGTCACGTCAGCAGCAAGGTCAGTGAAGCGGAGGTGATCAAGAAGGTCCGCGCGCTGGAGAAGCGGCGCGACGAGGGGAAGGTCCGTAAGCCTGACCGGCCGTGGACCGTCAAGGCGTGGCTCCTGCACTGGGTGGAGGAGATCGCAAAGCCGTCGGTGCGGGAGAACACCTACGCCGGATACGAGGTGGCCGTTCGGGTGCACCTGATTCCCGGCGTAGGCGCTCACCGACTGGACAAACTGGAGCCTGAATACCTGGAACGCCTGTACGCGAAGATGCAGGCCAACGGGAGCAAGGCCGCCACTGCTCACCAGGCGCACCGCACGATGCGTACGGCTCTCAATCACGCGCTTCGCCGGGGCCACGTCACCCGGAACGTCGCCACCCTCGCGGTACCTCCCCGAATCGAGGAGGACGAGGTCGAGCCGTACGACATTGAGGAAGTGCAGCGGCTCCTGTCTGAGGCCGCCAAGCTGCGTAACAGTGCCCGCTGGTCCCTCGCTCTTGCGCTGGGACTGAGGCAGGGCAAAGCTCTCGGGCTGCGCTGGTCGGATGTCGACCTCCAGAACGGCATTCTCCGCGTGAGGAAGAACAGGCTGCGGCCGAAGTATCTGCACGGTTGCGGCGGCGACTGCGGCCGAAAGTCCGGGTACTGCAAGCAGCGGGTCCGAAGGAACGAGGACACGGCCAACACCAAATCGCGCGCCGGCCGCCGGGTGATCGGCGTTCCGGGTGAACTGGTCAGGCTGTTGGAACTGCACCGCAAGGAGCAGGACCGGGAGCGCCTGCTCGCTGGCCAGGAGTGGCAGGACACCGGTTTCGTCTTCACGTCCCCCGTGGGCGCGCCGCTCGTGCCCAGCACGGATTACGACGCGTGGAAACAGCTCCTGGCCGATGCCAAGGTGCGGGACGGTCGTCTGCACGACGCCCGGCACACCGCGGCCACGGTCCTGCTCATCCTCGGTGTTCCAGAACGAGTGGTGATGCAGATCATGGGCTGGTCGTCCACGGCCATGGCAGCCCGCTACCAACATGTCACGGGCGGAATCCTGGCCGACGTGGCACAGCGGGTTGGCGGTCTCATCTGGGAAGTGGCCAAGGCTGCCGACGATGGCGGCCCTGAGGGCTCCGAGGGAGCGCGTTGA
- a CDS encoding helix-turn-helix domain-containing protein, whose product MSRRVAQLEFPDREEAARRLSIGRTTMYALIRDGAVQTVPIGRSRRVPVHALTDYLAERMQSRSTNAVA is encoded by the coding sequence CTGTCACGACGTGTAGCCCAACTGGAGTTCCCGGACCGAGAGGAAGCCGCCCGCCGTCTGAGCATCGGCCGAACCACCATGTACGCGCTCATCCGCGATGGCGCAGTGCAGACCGTGCCGATCGGCCGGTCCCGTCGAGTTCCCGTGCATGCGCTCACTGACTACCTCGCCGAGCGCATGCAGTCCCGATCCACGAACGCAGTCGCGTAA
- a CDS encoding GNAT family N-acetyltransferase, producing MNDLHIRPGTPYELNTVEALLRGASTWLASRGIDQWQYPPHRDRISAALEQGVCFIAFEGDAPVATLQLDEFADPEFWTPDDEPATALYLHRMAVRRDAAGAGLGARLLEWAAGRAASQGKKWLRLDAWKDNEGLHGYYSAAGFELVRIVDLPHRRSGALFQRLVGQPPVANG from the coding sequence ATGAACGATCTGCACATCAGACCCGGCACCCCCTATGAACTCAACACAGTGGAAGCGCTGCTGCGCGGCGCTTCCACTTGGCTCGCGTCTCGCGGCATTGATCAATGGCAGTACCCGCCGCACCGCGACCGCATCTCGGCAGCCCTTGAACAGGGGGTGTGCTTCATTGCGTTCGAGGGTGACGCCCCGGTCGCGACGCTCCAGCTAGACGAGTTCGCCGATCCGGAGTTTTGGACACCAGACGACGAACCGGCCACAGCCTTATACCTGCACCGCATGGCTGTGCGTCGTGACGCGGCCGGCGCAGGGCTTGGGGCCAGACTCTTGGAGTGGGCAGCAGGTCGGGCTGCCTCTCAAGGCAAGAAGTGGCTTCGGCTGGACGCGTGGAAGGACAACGAGGGGCTGCACGGCTACTACTCGGCCGCAGGTTTCGAACTCGTGCGCATCGTCGATTTGCCACACCGCAGGTCGGGAGCGCTCTTCCAGCGCTTGGTCGGACAACCTCCCGTGGCAAACGGATGA
- a CDS encoding Ig-like domain-containing protein, with protein sequence MAMLYDPPAIEVRLWRGRVSVAKKGGESFTDYCLGCVMLVFIGAVVFVGCSMDNYEPDWAKSSEPAAGTTQQAKPPDWRLEDYSGDRYIHWVDVSKPKKFDLLDSVTAEDANSTTLSEDPLDDDEGLTATDVEIKLLSKPKYGTVKLNKANGTATYTTWADFEGTDGIRYSIKLKGKPEVLEISYSVAVYGESP encoded by the coding sequence ATGGCGATGCTGTACGATCCCCCGGCGATCGAGGTAAGGCTTTGGCGGGGACGGGTGAGTGTGGCCAAAAAGGGTGGGGAAAGTTTCACGGATTACTGCTTGGGCTGCGTCATGCTCGTCTTCATCGGCGCGGTCGTCTTCGTGGGTTGCAGCATGGACAATTACGAGCCGGATTGGGCAAAATCGAGCGAGCCTGCGGCTGGGACGACGCAGCAGGCCAAGCCGCCGGACTGGCGCCTAGAGGATTACTCTGGCGACAGATACATCCACTGGGTCGATGTCAGCAAGCCTAAGAAGTTCGACCTTCTGGACTCGGTAACCGCAGAGGACGCCAACAGTACGACTCTGTCCGAGGACCCTCTCGATGACGACGAGGGCCTCACGGCGACGGATGTGGAGATTAAGCTCCTCTCGAAACCGAAGTACGGGACTGTGAAGCTCAACAAGGCAAACGGCACGGCCACTTACACGACTTGGGCAGATTTCGAAGGCACGGATGGCATCCGTTACTCGATCAAACTCAAGGGCAAGCCCGAGGTTCTTGAGATCTCGTACTCCGTCGCCGTATATGGCGAGAGTCCGTGA
- the fxsT gene encoding FxSxx-COOH system tetratricopeptide repeat protein yields MTDIAQRIFVSYAGPDQAWAEWASWRLQQAGHQVELDRWSWRTGDDFVQKMNLALDNADAVVALFSRQYFAPNRWTREEWSAVVALRGRLVPVAIELLADDDIPTLLAGRLRTDVHDLDETAATAALLEAVSGPVPPTGPVAFPGATSADTTTKPDTQHPRLPSSVGLPEVWNVRRRNPDFSGREAVLGQVRTGLLSGHQAVVQALQGMGGIGKTQIALEYAHRFASQYDLVWWVDAERADQLPVRYTELADCLGIAKFDAGAEANAYALLQHLRTRHRWLLILDNAEQPDQIEPWLPEGLGHVLITSRNPDWHGIAHRSDLDVFTRSDSLVYLQSRIPGLTAERAELLAQDLGDLPLALAQAVGVLRSGMTLDRYRQLLTTNTERLLQESDVRDYPASLAATVNIAASRLADDGHPDAHALLRLGAFFGPEPIPIAWLEASRPRLATIPSDPDDPMWPRKALQPLGRFGLARTDFDAFQIHRLTQAILRTQSSPDLIAVIHDDVTAVLAAVNPGDPQSPADWPGWASLTAHLTTPHVAAVIADRPELRPTLTKAAHFLIRTGLPRTAYDLSTALHQAWSADLGPDHPDTLTCAQYVGHATGDLGDFNKAHLIIEDTFTRRRRILGEDHPDTLHSANDLAVTTAYLGEHAEARRMLEDVLARRRRVLGEDHPDTLTSAGNLASTLGDLGERAEARRMQEDVLARRRRVLGEDHPDTLTSAGNLASTLRDLGEHAEARRMQEDVLAGHRRVLGEDHPDTLTSASNLASTFSRLGEQAEARRMKEDVLARQRRVLGEDHPDTLNSAGNLASTLSDLGEHTEARRMLEDVLARHCRVLGEDHPDTLTSASNLASTLSDLGKHAEARRMKEDLLARHRRVLGEDHPDTLTSANNLATTLHSLGEYAEARRMKEDVLAHRRRVLGEDHPDTLTSAVNLAATLHVLRQYPAAVALLKEARVGYLRLFGVKHPKTARATQNLAALLTAMGRTHEAQQLTGGKLKKSKGRFGRKRR; encoded by the coding sequence GTGACCGACATCGCGCAACGAATTTTTGTCAGCTACGCAGGCCCGGACCAGGCCTGGGCGGAGTGGGCCAGCTGGCGACTCCAGCAGGCCGGGCACCAGGTCGAGCTGGATCGGTGGAGCTGGCGCACCGGGGACGACTTCGTCCAGAAGATGAACCTTGCTCTCGACAACGCCGACGCGGTGGTGGCCCTGTTTTCCAGGCAGTACTTCGCCCCCAACCGATGGACCCGGGAGGAGTGGTCGGCCGTCGTGGCCCTGCGGGGACGCCTCGTTCCGGTGGCGATCGAGCTTCTGGCCGATGACGACATCCCCACCCTCCTGGCGGGGAGGCTGCGCACAGACGTTCACGATCTGGATGAAACCGCCGCTACTGCTGCCCTGCTCGAAGCCGTGAGTGGACCGGTTCCCCCTACCGGTCCGGTCGCCTTCCCTGGCGCCACCTCGGCCGATACGACTACAAAACCTGATACACAGCATCCCCGACTACCCAGCAGCGTGGGTCTGCCCGAGGTGTGGAATGTCCGTCGCCGCAACCCCGACTTCTCTGGCCGCGAGGCCGTGTTGGGGCAGGTTCGTACCGGTCTGCTCAGTGGACACCAAGCAGTGGTCCAGGCGCTCCAGGGGATGGGCGGCATCGGAAAGACCCAGATTGCCTTGGAGTACGCTCACCGTTTCGCAAGCCAGTACGACCTCGTGTGGTGGGTCGACGCCGAACGGGCTGACCAGTTGCCTGTTCGCTACACCGAACTCGCCGACTGCCTCGGTATCGCCAAATTCGATGCTGGCGCCGAGGCCAACGCCTATGCTCTTCTCCAGCATTTACGGACGCGGCACCGCTGGCTTCTCATTCTCGACAATGCTGAACAACCTGATCAGATCGAGCCCTGGCTCCCCGAGGGCCTAGGCCATGTTCTGATCACCTCACGCAACCCGGACTGGCACGGGATCGCTCACCGGAGTGACCTGGACGTGTTCACCCGCAGTGATTCCCTGGTCTACCTCCAGAGTCGTATCCCGGGATTGACCGCCGAGCGCGCCGAGCTTCTGGCGCAGGATCTCGGTGACCTTCCTCTTGCTCTCGCCCAGGCTGTGGGAGTTTTGCGCAGCGGCATGACCTTGGACCGCTACCGGCAACTCCTGACCACCAACACTGAGCGCCTCCTGCAGGAGAGCGATGTCCGCGACTACCCCGCGTCACTGGCCGCGACGGTCAACATCGCCGCCTCCCGCCTCGCGGACGACGGCCATCCCGACGCCCACGCGCTGCTCCGGCTCGGTGCCTTCTTCGGCCCTGAACCCATCCCTATCGCCTGGCTAGAGGCATCTCGCCCCCGTCTGGCCACGATTCCCAGTGATCCAGACGACCCGATGTGGCCGCGCAAAGCCCTCCAGCCCCTAGGCCGCTTCGGACTGGCCCGCACCGACTTCGACGCCTTCCAGATTCACCGCCTCACCCAGGCCATCCTCCGCACTCAGAGCAGTCCTGACCTGATCGCAGTCATTCACGACGATGTCACTGCTGTCCTCGCAGCAGTCAATCCGGGCGACCCGCAATCTCCGGCCGACTGGCCAGGGTGGGCCTCCCTTACCGCCCACCTCACCACCCCCCACGTCGCCGCCGTCATCGCCGACCGGCCCGAACTGCGCCCCACGCTCACAAAAGCTGCTCACTTCCTCATCCGTACCGGCCTGCCACGCACCGCCTATGACCTCAGCACGGCGCTGCATCAGGCATGGAGTGCTGATTTGGGGCCGGACCACCCCGACACCCTCACCTGTGCGCAGTATGTGGGGCACGCGACCGGCGACCTCGGAGACTTCAACAAAGCCCACCTCATCATCGAGGACACCTTCACCCGTCGCCGCCGTATTCTGGGCGAGGATCACCCCGACACCCTTCACTCCGCGAACGACCTTGCCGTCACCACGGCCTACCTGGGGGAGCATGCGGAGGCTCGCCGCATGCTGGAGGATGTTCTCGCGCGTCGCCGCCGTGTTCTGGGCGAGGATCACCCCGACACCCTCACATCCGCTGGCAACCTTGCCAGCACCTTGGGTGACTTGGGGGAGCGTGCGGAGGCTCGCCGGATGCAGGAGGATGTTCTCGCGCGTCGCCGCCGTGTTCTGGGCGAGGATCACCCCGACACCCTCACATCCGCTGGCAACCTTGCCAGCACCTTGCGTGACTTGGGGGAGCATGCGGAGGCTCGCCGGATGCAGGAGGATGTTCTCGCGGGTCACCGCCGTGTTCTGGGCGAGGATCACCCCGACACCCTCACATCCGCTAGCAATCTCGCCAGCACCTTCAGTCGCTTGGGGGAGCAAGCGGAGGCTCGCCGCATGAAGGAGGATGTTCTCGCGCGTCAACGCCGTGTTCTGGGCGAAGATCACCCCGACACCCTCAATTCGGCCGGCAACCTTGCCAGCACCTTGAGTGACTTGGGGGAGCATACGGAGGCTCGCCGCATGCTGGAGGATGTTCTCGCGCGTCACTGCCGTGTTCTGGGCGAGGATCACCCCGACACCCTCACATCCGCTAGCAACCTTGCCAGCACCTTGAGTGACTTGGGGAAGCATGCGGAGGCTCGCCGCATGAAGGAGGATCTTCTCGCGCGTCACCGCCGTGTTCTGGGCGAAGATCACCCCGACACCCTCACATCCGCGAATAACCTCGCTACCACCCTGCACTCCTTGGGGGAGTATGCGGAGGCTCGCCGCATGAAGGAGGATGTTCTCGCGCATCGCCGCCGTGTTCTGGGCGAGGACCATCCTGACACCCTCACATCCGCTGTCAACCTCGCCGCCACGCTGCACGTTCTCCGCCAGTACCCGGCGGCGGTTGCCCTCTTGAAGGAGGCGCGCGTCGGCTACCTGCGCCTCTTTGGTGTAAAGCATCCCAAAACTGCGCGTGCCACCCAGAATCTCGCCGCTTTGCTGACCGCTATGGGAAGGACTCATGAGGCGCAGCAGTTGACTGGCGGCAAGTTGAAAAAGAGCAAAGGTCGCTTCGGCCGTAAACGGCGGTAA
- a CDS encoding copper resistance protein CopC — MNGSWQRERRFGARALALLGGVLVLVLFGGVSGASAHAALTGTDPQEGSVLKSAPRRVTLTFSESIGLFDDSFRVLDPENRRLRTGEAEHADGRSDTAGVTLPRGLAEGTYTVAWRVVSADSHPVSGAFTFSVGKASATPVPLPPTAGDPLSSALYGIARYTAYCGLALFIGAVTFVVGCGFPGSVRRLLVTGWWILLGSTFALLLLRGPYERGTGVSGALDPATLSDTLAGRPGIVLVARLALLAAVAFVPPRVPVRERGAARGVLVLGTLFSLALAVTWAASEHASAGIQVPVAMVSSVLHLLAMAVWLGGLAALLTALHRPAEPVPPSVVTRFSRLALTSVAVLAVTGVYQAWRGLGSWDALTSTAYGRLLTVKIVLVALLLAGAAFSRRWTARLAATAQSPATAERAAVPVAVTAGAGTVEAGTAEEGPADPAGTGATVGEEPTDGPGTTDGPGGPEATGTTDHDHQHHHRGLRRSVLAEVTVGVVVLVITTMLTGSQPGRVAAESADAVAAVRRVTSKTTVVPFDVGTPGGHGKVSVELTPGQVGENSVQAVVFGPDGGLATVPEVRVTFTLESQKVGPIDAEITDKGGYWTSDGLTLPLPGTWTMKVTVRTSDIDEVTVSKKVEID, encoded by the coding sequence GTGAACGGAAGCTGGCAGCGAGAGCGGCGCTTCGGCGCCCGGGCGCTGGCCCTGCTGGGCGGCGTCCTGGTCCTGGTGCTCTTCGGCGGGGTGAGCGGCGCGTCCGCCCACGCCGCTCTGACGGGCACCGATCCGCAGGAAGGCAGTGTGCTGAAGTCGGCGCCCCGGCGGGTGACCCTGACGTTCAGTGAGTCGATCGGCCTGTTCGACGACTCCTTCCGCGTGCTCGACCCGGAGAACCGGCGCCTGCGCACCGGGGAGGCGGAGCACGCGGACGGCAGGTCCGACACCGCCGGGGTCACCCTGCCGCGCGGCCTCGCCGAGGGCACGTACACCGTCGCCTGGCGGGTCGTCTCGGCGGACAGCCACCCCGTCTCCGGCGCCTTCACGTTCTCCGTCGGCAAGGCCTCCGCGACCCCCGTACCGCTGCCGCCCACCGCCGGCGACCCCCTCTCGTCCGCCCTCTACGGCATCGCCCGCTACACCGCCTACTGCGGACTCGCCCTGTTCATCGGCGCGGTCACGTTCGTGGTGGGCTGCGGTTTCCCCGGATCCGTACGGCGTCTCCTGGTCACCGGCTGGTGGATCCTGCTCGGCTCCACGTTCGCGCTGCTCCTGCTGCGCGGCCCCTACGAGCGCGGCACCGGCGTGTCGGGGGCCCTCGACCCCGCGACCCTCAGCGACACCCTGGCCGGCAGGCCGGGCATCGTGCTGGTGGCGCGCCTTGCGCTGCTCGCCGCGGTGGCCTTCGTGCCCCCGCGCGTGCCCGTACGGGAGCGGGGGGCGGCCCGGGGCGTCCTCGTGCTCGGCACGCTGTTCTCCCTGGCCCTGGCGGTCACCTGGGCCGCCTCCGAGCACGCCTCCGCCGGGATCCAGGTCCCCGTGGCGATGGTCTCCTCCGTGCTGCACCTGCTCGCCATGGCGGTGTGGCTCGGCGGTCTGGCCGCCCTGCTGACCGCCCTCCACCGCCCCGCCGAGCCGGTCCCGCCGTCCGTCGTCACCCGCTTCTCCCGGCTCGCCCTCACCTCGGTCGCCGTCCTCGCGGTCACCGGCGTCTACCAGGCCTGGCGCGGCCTCGGCTCCTGGGACGCCCTGACCTCGACGGCGTACGGCAGGCTCCTGACCGTGAAGATCGTGCTGGTGGCGCTGCTCCTGGCGGGAGCCGCGTTCTCGCGCCGCTGGACGGCCCGGCTGGCGGCGACGGCCCAGTCCCCGGCCACGGCCGAACGCGCCGCGGTCCCGGTCGCCGTGACGGCGGGAGCGGGGACGGTCGAGGCCGGCACGGCCGAGGAGGGTCCGGCGGATCCGGCGGGCACCGGAGCGACGGTCGGCGAGGAGCCCACGGACGGACCGGGAACCACGGACGGACCCGGGGGCCCTGAGGCCACAGGGACCACCGACCACGATCACCAACACCACCACCGGGGACTGCGCCGCTCGGTGCTCGCCGAGGTCACCGTCGGGGTCGTGGTGCTGGTCATCACGACGATGCTGACCGGCAGCCAGCCGGGCCGCGTGGCGGCGGAGAGCGCCGACGCGGTCGCGGCCGTGCGCCGGGTGACCTCGAAGACGACCGTGGTCCCCTTCGACGTCGGCACCCCGGGCGGGCACGGAAAGGTGTCGGTCGAGCTGACGCCCGGCCAGGTGGGCGAGAACTCCGTGCAGGCCGTGGTCTTCGGCCCCGACGGCGGCCTCGCGACGGTCCCCGAGGTGCGCGTGACCTTCACCCTGGAGTCACAGAAGGTCGGCCCGATCGACGCGGAGATCACCGACAAGGGCGGCTACTGGACCTCCGACGGCCTGACCCTCCCCCTCCCCGGCACCTGGACGATGAAGGTCACGGTCCGCACCAGCGACATCGACGAGGTCACGGTCTCGAAGAAGGTCGAGATCGACTGA
- a CDS encoding GNAT family N-acetyltransferase — translation MTTETYADTREAVHEQRIEGFGTVRVLPLDPHADLDVLHGWVTEERAAYWGMTGFTRQQVLETYLHLDSLDTHHAFLTVKDGVPAALFQTYEPGADRVCECYEVRPGDIGVHLLIGPPAPGAGARPGWSSTLLGAFLAYALTGLGRERAVVEPDARNSRAIERLARQGFVDAGDIVLPGIDLPEVRLPEKRARLAFLTREAFEKGPTAPR, via the coding sequence ATGACGACTGAGACGTACGCCGACACCCGCGAGGCCGTCCACGAGCAGCGGATCGAGGGCTTCGGCACGGTCCGCGTGCTGCCCCTGGACCCGCACGCCGACCTCGACGTCCTGCACGGCTGGGTCACCGAGGAACGGGCCGCGTACTGGGGGATGACCGGGTTCACCAGGCAGCAGGTGCTGGAGACCTATCTGCACCTCGACTCGCTCGACACCCACCACGCCTTCCTCACCGTCAAGGACGGCGTACCGGCGGCGCTGTTCCAGACCTACGAGCCCGGGGCCGACCGGGTCTGCGAGTGCTACGAGGTCCGGCCCGGCGACATCGGCGTCCATCTGCTCATCGGGCCCCCCGCGCCCGGCGCCGGCGCGCGGCCCGGCTGGTCGTCCACGCTGCTGGGGGCGTTCCTCGCGTACGCCCTGACCGGCCTCGGCCGGGAGCGGGCCGTCGTCGAACCCGACGCCCGCAACAGCAGGGCCATCGAGCGGCTGGCGAGGCAGGGCTTCGTCGACGCCGGGGACATCGTGCTCCCCGGGATCGACCTGCCCGAGGTCCGTCTGCCCGAGAAGCGGGCCCGGCTCGCCTTCCTGACGCGCGAGGCCTTCGAGAAGGGCCCGACGGCTCCGAGGTGA
- a CDS encoding penicillin acylase family protein — MTAEIYRDTWGIPHLRAGDALELAHAQGRVTALDRAWQIEVERHRSRGTSAAFLGAESVGWDRFARQARLDDTARRCFASLEERDPESAAWVVAYVDGVNAGLAEGAARAPEFARSGLVPGHWEPWSPMGVWLGTHILFAGFPAKLWREEVVRRLGADAVPLFAMDGPGTAGSNGWLVSGERTSTGRALIAGDPHRFIEDPGVYQQIRLSCPEFDVVGLAVPGVPGIAHFAHAGTVAWAITNAMADYQDLYRERLRHGDGGSVEALDPDGVWRVAERHVERVEVAGAEPVEVEVTETARGPVVIGGAGAEESVSLRYPPRVTGDLGFGALLPLLRARRVADVDRAFDVWAEPVNVVQAADTEGGLLHRVAGRVPVRAAANRVRVVPAWEAGHEWTGWHEMPHGPVEDGLAVMANQRGPAAPLGVEFAPSHRADRIRRLLDTGRTLSARDMPAIHMDTRLGSAAALLEPLAALDLSAPAAALRDQLLGWDRHMDADSGTAAVYARVRDAAVRQLVAHPALAALAEPPALPAVFLPWLALTPRVAFALENLLTAGEPYGIDRDAVVRAAVEEVAAEPVTGTWGDTHRLAPWRALTGAAHDEPALSGDNDCVLSTSSLPGLTDLSARGPAARYVWDLAERDDSRWVVPFGADGVPGAAHHRDQLPLWLTGDLAPVTTDWNALTKESDDD, encoded by the coding sequence GTGACCGCCGAGATCTACCGTGACACCTGGGGCATCCCGCATCTGCGCGCGGGCGACGCCCTCGAACTCGCCCACGCCCAGGGCCGAGTCACCGCCCTGGACCGCGCCTGGCAGATCGAGGTCGAACGCCACCGGTCCCGGGGCACCTCGGCCGCGTTCCTCGGCGCCGAGTCCGTCGGCTGGGACCGGTTCGCACGGCAGGCCCGGCTCGACGACACCGCGCGGCGCTGCTTCGCCTCCCTGGAGGAGCGCGACCCCGAGAGTGCCGCGTGGGTCGTCGCGTACGTCGACGGAGTCAACGCCGGTCTGGCCGAAGGGGCCGCGCGGGCGCCCGAGTTCGCCCGGAGCGGGCTCGTTCCGGGCCACTGGGAGCCCTGGAGCCCGATGGGCGTCTGGCTCGGCACCCACATCCTGTTCGCCGGGTTCCCCGCCAAGCTGTGGCGCGAGGAGGTCGTACGGCGCCTCGGCGCGGACGCGGTCCCGTTGTTCGCCATGGACGGGCCGGGCACGGCGGGCAGCAACGGATGGCTGGTGAGCGGCGAACGCACCTCCACCGGGCGGGCGTTGATCGCCGGTGACCCGCACCGCTTCATCGAGGACCCCGGCGTCTACCAGCAGATCCGCCTGTCCTGCCCGGAGTTCGACGTCGTCGGCCTCGCCGTCCCCGGCGTCCCGGGCATCGCCCACTTCGCCCACGCCGGAACCGTCGCCTGGGCGATCACCAACGCGATGGCCGACTACCAGGACCTCTACCGCGAGCGGCTGCGGCACGGCGACGGCGGAAGCGTCGAGGCGCTCGATCCCGACGGGGTCTGGCGGGTCGCGGAACGGCACGTGGAGCGCGTGGAGGTGGCCGGCGCCGAGCCCGTCGAGGTCGAGGTGACCGAGACGGCGCGCGGGCCCGTGGTGATCGGGGGCGCCGGTGCCGAGGAGTCCGTCAGCCTGCGCTACCCGCCCCGGGTGACCGGGGACCTCGGATTCGGCGCGCTCCTGCCGCTGCTGCGGGCCCGCCGCGTCGCCGACGTGGACCGGGCCTTCGACGTCTGGGCGGAGCCGGTGAACGTCGTGCAGGCCGCCGACACCGAGGGCGGGCTGCTGCACCGGGTCGCGGGCCGGGTCCCGGTGCGCGCCGCGGCCAACCGCGTCCGGGTGGTGCCCGCCTGGGAGGCCGGCCACGAGTGGACCGGCTGGCACGAGATGCCGCACGGCCCGGTCGAGGACGGACTCGCCGTGATGGCCAACCAGCGCGGCCCCGCCGCCCCGCTCGGCGTCGAGTTCGCCCCGTCCCACCGCGCCGACCGCATCCGCCGACTGCTGGACACGGGACGGACGTTGTCGGCCCGGGACATGCCGGCCATCCACATGGACACCCGTCTCGGGTCCGCGGCCGCCCTCCTGGAACCGCTGGCAGCCCTGGACCTCTCCGCCCCCGCGGCCGCCCTGCGGGACCAACTCCTCGGCTGGGACCGGCACATGGACGCCGACAGCGGCACGGCCGCCGTCTACGCGCGAGTGCGCGACGCGGCCGTACGACAGCTGGTGGCGCACCCGGCGCTCGCCGCCCTGGCCGAACCGCCCGCCCTCCCGGCCGTCTTCCTGCCCTGGCTCGCGCTCACCCCGCGCGTCGCCTTCGCCCTGGAGAACCTGCTGACGGCGGGGGAGCCGTACGGCATCGACCGCGACGCCGTGGTGCGGGCGGCCGTCGAGGAGGTGGCCGCGGAGCCCGTCACCGGCACCTGGGGCGACACCCACCGGCTCGCCCCCTGGCGGGCGCTCACCGGCGCCGCGCACGACGAACCGGCCCTGTCGGGCGACAACGACTGCGTCCTGTCCACCTCCTCGCTCCCGGGACTGACCGACCTGAGCGCCCGCGGACCCGCGGCCCGGTACGTCTGGGACCTCGCCGAGCGGGACGACAGCCGATGGGTGGTCCCGTTCGGCGCCGACGGCGTCCCCGGCGCGGCCCACCACCGCGATCAACTCCCCTTGTGGCTCACGGGAGATCTCGCCCCGGTGACCACCGACTGGAACGCCCTGACCAAGGAGAGCGATGACGACTGA
- a CDS encoding HhH-GPD-type base excision DNA repair protein produces the protein MDVTLHLAQQPEADELLGRSPLAALVGMLLDQQVPMEWAFAGPYTIATRMGADDLDAHEIAAYDPEKFAELLSAKPAVHRYPGSMGKRVHQLCQYLVEHYDGDAAAVWKDAGTGKELLRRLKELPGFGPQKAQIFLALLGKQLGVAPEGWREAAGPYGEAGSFRSVADITGPESLTKVRAHKQEMKAAAKAAKAARG, from the coding sequence ATGGACGTCACGCTTCACCTAGCCCAGCAGCCCGAGGCCGACGAACTGCTCGGCCGCAGCCCGCTCGCCGCCCTGGTCGGCATGCTGCTGGACCAGCAGGTGCCGATGGAGTGGGCCTTCGCGGGGCCGTACACGATCGCCACGCGGATGGGGGCGGACGATCTCGACGCGCACGAGATCGCCGCGTACGACCCGGAGAAGTTCGCCGAGCTGCTCTCGGCCAAGCCCGCGGTGCACCGCTACCCCGGTTCGATGGGCAAGCGCGTCCATCAGCTGTGCCAGTACCTCGTCGAGCACTACGACGGGGACGCCGCCGCCGTGTGGAAGGACGCAGGGACCGGCAAGGAGCTGCTGCGCCGCCTCAAGGAACTGCCCGGCTTCGGTCCGCAGAAGGCCCAGATCTTCCTGGCGCTCCTCGGCAAGCAGCTCGGGGTCGCCCCCGAGGGCTGGCGCGAGGCGGCGGGCCCGTACGGCGAGGCCGGCTCCTTCCGTTCGGTCGCCGACATCACCGGACCGGAGTCGCTCACCAAGGTCCGCGCCCACAAGCAGGAGATGAAGGCGGCGGCCAAGGCGGCGAAGGCGGCCCGGGGCTGA